A genomic region of Arachis stenosperma cultivar V10309 chromosome 9, arast.V10309.gnm1.PFL2, whole genome shotgun sequence contains the following coding sequences:
- the LOC130948618 gene encoding uncharacterized protein LOC130948618, with amino-acid sequence MGAMASRFWFMLFPAKEYKIVVVGLDNAGKTTTLYKLHLGEVVTTNPTVGSNVEEVVYKNIRFEVWDLGGQERLRTSWATYYRGTHAVIAVIDSSDRARISIMKDELFRLLGHDELQHSVILVFANKQDIKDAMTPAEITDALSLHSIKDHDWHIQACCALTGEGLYDGLGWIAGRVTGKAPS; translated from the exons ATGGGGGCAATGGCATCGCGGTTCTGGTTCATGTTGTTCCCTGCAAAGGAGTATAagattgttgttgttggtttGGATAATGCTGGGAAGACCACTACCCTTTACAAGTTGCATCTTGGTGAGGTTGTCACTACCAACCCTACTGTTGGTAGCAATGTTGAAGAGGTTGTCTACAAGAACATTCGATTCGAG GTTTGGGATCTAGGCGGACAAGAACGACTCCGGACATCATGGGCAACATATTATCGAGGAACACATGCTGTGATTGCGGTGATAGATAGTAGCGATAGAGCAAGGATCTCTATTATGAAGGATGAACTTTTCAGGTTGCTGGGGCACGACGAATTGCAGCACTCAGTCATCCTCGTCTTTGCCAATAAACAAGATATCAAGGATGCCATGACACCTGCTGAGATCACCGATGCACTATCTCTTCACAGCATCAAGGATCATGATTGGCATATACAAGCGTGTTGTGCCCTCACTGGAGAAGGGTTGTATGATGGTCTTGGATGGATTGCCGGGCGAGTAACCGGCAAGGCACCATCGTGA